TCTCATCATTATTAAAAAGTGCGAATATTGATATTAGTAATTTTAATCAAGACTCTTCTTTTATTAAAGTATATGACATTTTACATAAAATAGAAAATGATATTCTTTTAAGGAGTGGAGGTAGGTATATTAAAAATGATGCTATCGTACATGGAAATGACATACAAATCCCAAATGAAATAATTATGTCAAGAAACTTTCAAAACCTAGAATCACAAATTGGTCAATTGCATAATTCCTTTGACAATAATGCTAATAAAGAGTATCTATTGAATTTGAAAACAACATTCTTAAATAGTGAAATAATAAAAGATAATACTGTAGTAGAGCTTATTACAAGATTAAAAGTATTTGAACTACAACTTAAAAACTTAGAATTACAAAAATACAATGTACAACAACAGCTAAACACCAAGTCTCGGGTGACGCACCCTCGCTCGTAGTTTAGCCATTACGTTGTACTCAATTAAGCAAAGTAATCTTTTCAATTATTAATTGAATTTTAATCAAGCAAACTAAATAATATTATTTTGAGCAAATTAAAAAAAGTACTAATTTTTTTTACATTAAGTATAAGTCTTGTATTCTTTACCTTAGGGAAAAGTTATTTTACTTATGAATTAATGAATATTCAATTTAAAGATGTATATGTAGACATTCCGAAATATCTGTTATCAATAATCTTGTTTTGTAATGTATTCATCCTATTAACCATTAGTTACTATATTATCAAAAATGCAATTAATAGTTATTTAATCATTCTATATAGTACTTTATCAAGTTATATAATTGGAAAAATCATCATATTAAAAAAGGAATATTCTATTCTTGAATCCTTAACAATTAATTATAACTTAAATACTGATATAATTAATTCTACAGATAAATCACTTCAATTGCTTGGGGAAATTTTAAATTTAGAAATAGCTCTCTTGGTATTTAGTCTTCTATGTTGTTGTTGGTATTGGTTTAATAATTATAAAATGCAAAAAAGTTTTTCAAAATAAAAAGAGTACAACACCAGCTAAAACAGCAAGTCTCGGCCGACGCGTCCTCGCTCGCAGTTTAGCCATCACGTTACCTACTATTATTTCTAACACTCACGAATTAATTATGAAAAAAAAGATATTTGAATATACAGAAGATAAATATCATACTAGATATAGAAGAGATGAATATGGAAATAGAGAACAATATGAAGAATGTTATGAATATCCAGTAAAAATAAAAACTATCTCAAACGTTAAAAGATATCTACATAATTTTATAGATTATGGTCTTTTTACCTTGATAATGACATTAATAAGTCTACCATACTTTTTCTTTTATGAAGAACAAAGGTTAATTGAAGAGTATGGTGTTAGGGATACATTAATTGAAAACTTATTCATTGTTTTTAAGCATAGTCTATTTATTTATTATTTTATTGGCTATCCTATATTATTTAGTATTACGGAAATTGTTATTGGAAAAACGTTATCTCAATATTTTTTTTCTACACATTTAATTAATGAGTATTTAGACACTCCATCAAATAAATCAATAATTCTGAGAAATCTTATCAAGATTGTTTCCTTAGAACGATTTTTTCCAAATACAGATAATTCAGGATATCATTGGTATGAAAAATACTCTAACACATACCTTGTAGACGAAGAGGAAATAAAACGTTTAACTGAAATTGTTGATGAGAATGTAGAAAATCTTGAAACAAATATTAAACAGTAGGTAACACTAGCTAAAACTACATGTGTCGGGTGACTCACCCTCACACGTAGTTTAGCATTTTCGTTGGGCACAATAGTATAGTTCTAAGTTTAGAAGAGCTT
The nucleotide sequence above comes from Flammeovirga agarivorans. Encoded proteins:
- a CDS encoding RDD family protein, giving the protein MKKKIFEYTEDKYHTRYRRDEYGNREQYEECYEYPVKIKTISNVKRYLHNFIDYGLFTLIMTLISLPYFFFYEEQRLIEEYGVRDTLIENLFIVFKHSLFIYYFIGYPILFSITEIVIGKTLSQYFFSTHLINEYLDTPSNKSIILRNLIKIVSLERFFPNTDNSGYHWYEKYSNTYLVDEEEIKRLTEIVDENVENLETNIKQ